In the genome of Bacteroides mediterraneensis, the window CTGGAGTTGGGTGCCCTGAAACCGGGCGATATCGTCGACTATGAAATCGACAAGAAAGGATTCACCTACGCCCTGTTGGCCGACCTGCCGCAGGAAGGAGACGACTCACGTTTCATTCCCCCGATGCGCGGGCAGTTCTACGACATCGTACCCTTCTGGGCCACCGAGCCGACCCTGCGGAAAGTGTACCGCGTCAGCCTTCCGGCCGAAAAAGAAATCCAGTTCCAGTTCTACCAGGGCGACTGTGCCTCCTCCATGCGCTACGAGGACGGACGGAAAGTCTACACCTTCGCCAAAAACGAAATCATGCCCTTCCGCCGCGAACCGAACATGGTGGATTTCTATGACGCCGCACCGAAACTGATGATGTCTACCACTGCCGACTGGAAAGAGAAGTCGCGCTGGTTCTATGGCGTCAATGAAGACTACGGCAGCTTTACTGCCATTCCGGAAGCCCAGAAAAAGGTAGACGAACTGATTCGCGGCAAGAAGACCGAGATGGAGAAAATCGCCGTGCTGACCCACTGGGTGGCCGACAACATCCGTTATGCGGGAATCTCCATGGGGAAAGGTGAAGGATTCACCCTGCACAATCTGAAGATGGATTACACCGACCGCTGCGGCGTGTGCAAGGACATTGCCGGTACCCTGATTTCCTTCTTGCGGATGGCAGGATTCGAAGCCTTCCCGGCCATGACCATGGCGGGCAGCCGCGTGGAGACCATCCCTGCCGACCATTTCAATCACTGTGTGGCCGTGGTAAAGCTCAGTGACGGTACACTGATGCCCCTCGACCCGACCTGGGTACCTTTCTGCCGGGAACTGTGGAGCAGTGCCGAACAGCAGCAGAACTACCTGCCGGGCACCCCGGAAGGCACCGACCTGTGCCTGACTCCGATTTCCGACCCGGAAAACCATTACGTGCGCATCAAGGCCCAGAACACCCTCGACGAGAAGGGCGCACTGAAAGGCTCCTTCACCATCGAAGCCGAAGGACAGAGCGACAGCAACATCCGACGCATCTTCACCACCGGCTTC includes:
- a CDS encoding DUF3857 domain-containing protein — encoded protein: MRKTKLFFVGTFILMLGGTVVHAQSWKNGGNIALDKQYASYPCVNLLDSTSVTVEPTGQGSFAVCRAVRVQTPAGALQQRVLKYDYDPLTAAATFKRVTIYHTDGTYTMVDVSKTCDYAAPARAIYWGARQIMLELGALKPGDIVDYEIDKKGFTYALLADLPQEGDDSRFIPPMRGQFYDIVPFWATEPTLRKVYRVSLPAEKEIQFQFYQGDCASSMRYEDGRKVYTFAKNEIMPFRREPNMVDFYDAAPKLMMSTTADWKEKSRWFYGVNEDYGSFTAIPEAQKKVDELIRGKKTEMEKIAVLTHWVADNIRYAGISMGKGEGFTLHNLKMDYTDRCGVCKDIAGTLISFLRMAGFEAFPAMTMAGSRVETIPADHFNHCVAVVKLSDGTLMPLDPTWVPFCRELWSSAEQQQNYLPGTPEGTDLCLTPISDPENHYVRIKAQNTLDEKGALKGSFTIEAEGQSDSNIRRIFTTGFQSEWKHSMERQLLNVSPKARLESVDYGRAPKDYQKAPIRITFRYTIPGYALKGEEGELIFKPFVLNNLYTQVLSYLRIDTSLEKRAYGFKDGCSRLVKMEENLKLPAGYKWQGKEKQDQMDGTGAGFTGSLKQSGNQLQLKTSLRLKKRVYEAADWDSFRKAVNTAKGYGEYMVIKK